The following coding sequences are from one Scomber japonicus isolate fScoJap1 chromosome 3, fScoJap1.pri, whole genome shotgun sequence window:
- the zc3h10 gene encoding zinc finger CCCH domain-containing protein 10, which produces MPDRDGSYLSGGGGSGGSLSEEGGAGSGLAGCSAEGRGGPGGGVGSNVSGSGGMGGGGALGNGNSCGNGGGSGQGAGLALDGVCRDFIRNVCKRGKRCRFRHPDFNEVPDLGVQKNEFIFCHDHQNKECMRSNCRFVHGSKEDEDYYKKTGELPLRLRGKVAARLGLSPMDLPHSRGEVPICRDFLKGECQRGNKCKFRHVKKDYEYEPSRVGVGGVIGPSASGMVNAVGGIGGVGGGACGGMPGLVGGGGGSNMMGTGCPSLGGCRDPGISGVGVGGGGMAGCLSLGSAGQRRYERTPCSVYDPLLESGLFDAGSLEATMDHTSLQLKRRRLEGLRLADGSTGGHYELGVQATFPPRPLEYRFLEEENSLLRKRVEELKKQVSNLIATNEVLLEQNAQFRSQTKVMTLSSTPAPSEQSLAPPVGAVSSYNHSIAQTHTTLSSAGLQPRPVTQQDLVAPTGAPSAPPSNAAPPTAPPPHLNPEITPLSAALAQTIAQGMPPPVSMAPVAVSVAPVAVSMTQPLPGITMSHATTPMVSYPIASQSMRITTLPH; this is translated from the exons ATGCCTGACCGGGACGGTTCCTACCTGTCAGGTGGTGGTGGAAGTGGTGGTAGTctgagtgaggaaggaggagctGGGTCTGGTTTGGCAGGGTGCTCTGCAGAGGGCAGAGGGGGTCCAGGAGGAGGTGTTGGGAGCAACGTCTCTGGGTCTGGGGGTatggggggaggaggggcaCTCGGAAACGGCAACAGCTGTGGGAATGGTGGAGGCAGTGGGCAAGGTGCAGGACTGGCATTGGACGGGGTCTGCAGGGACTTCATACGCAATGTGTGTAAGAGGGGGAAGCGCTGCCGCTTTAGACACCCAGACTTTAATGAAGTGCCAGACTTGGGAGTGCAGAAGAATGAATTCATCTTCTGTCATGACCATCAGAATAAAGAGTGTATGCGCTCCAACTGTCGATTTGTCCATGGATCTAAAGAGGATGAGGACTATTACAAGAAAACAGGCGAGCTACCCCTCAGACTAAGAGGGAAAGTTGCAGCACGACTGGGCTTGTCCCCTATGGATCTCCCCCATAGCCGAGGGGAGGTCCCCATCTGCAGAGACTTCCTGAAGGGAGAGTGCCAGAGGGGGAATAAGTGTAAATTTCGCCATGTCAAAAAAGACTACGAATATGAACCTTCCAGGGTTGGAGTGGGTGGTGTTATAGGGCCAAGTGCCAGTGGAATGGTAAATGCAGTGGGAGGCATAGGTGGTGTAGGAGGAGGTGCCTGTGGAGGAATGCCAGGACTtgtgggaggtggaggtggaagtAATATGATGGGGACGGGCTGCCCCAGCTTGGGTGGCTGCAGAGATCCTGGTATCTCAGGAGTTGGAGTAGGTGGAGGAGGGATGGCTGGTTGTTTGTCCTTAGGTTCTGCGGGACAGCGACGTTATGAAAGGACCCCATGCTCTGTATATGACCCTTTGCTTGAAAGTGGGCTGTTTGATGCTGGGTCACTGGAGGCCACTATGGACCACACTTCTCTACAGCTGAAGAGGCGGCGGCTGGAGGGGCTGCGACTGGCAGATGGGAGTACAGGTGGACACTATGAGTTAGGAGTCCAGGCCACCTTTCCGCCTCGTCCTCTCGAGTACAGGTTCCTGGAGGAAGAAAACTCCCTGCTGAGGAAGAGGGTGGAAGAGTTGAAGAAACAG GTTTCAAATCTCATTGCTACAAATGAGGTTCTCCTGGAGCAGAACGCCCAGTTCCGAAGCCAGACCAAGGTGATGACGCTGTCCTCTACCCCTGCCCCCTCTGAGCAGTCTCTGGCCCCCCCTGTGGGTGCAGTCAGTTCCTACAATCACAGCATCGCCCAGACTCACACCACCCTAAGCAGCGCTGGACTGCAGCCTCGACCTGTCACCCAGCAGGACCTGGTGGCACCCACCGGTGCCCCTTCAGCACCCCCAAGCAATGCTGCCCCACCAACGGCCCCTCCACCCCACCTGAACCCTGAGATCACCCCCCTTTCAGCTGCCCTTGCACAGACAATTGCTCAAGGGATGCCGCCTCCTGTTTCTATGGCACCGGTGGCCGTCTCCGTGGCACCGGTGGCAGTGTCCATGACGCAGCCTCTGCCTGGCATCACCATGAGTCATGCCACCACCCCCATGGTGTCGTACCCCATTGCAAGTCAAAGCATGAGGATCACCACTCTGCCTCATTAA